Sequence from the Esox lucius isolate fEsoLuc1 chromosome 6, fEsoLuc1.pri, whole genome shotgun sequence genome:
TAGGTTAGAGTTATTGAATACCAACATTTAAAAGATGATGGCAATTATTTGAATTGGCTAACCTCTCATTTACATATTGCAACACGATAGTGATCATGTATTTTAGTGCTCACTATTGCCCATGATTGAGTAACATGGCGTCTCTATCAGTacttgaaattgtatttttttggcAATAATATAAATACTATCCCAACTTTTCTTCTCAGCTACCCGATAGCAGGAGGATGAACTCTTCTGTCGGATTTTCTGTTTTGCAGCAATCAAGCAATGACCCATATTGCTTTGTGGAGTTCTTTGAACATAGAGATGCCGCAGCTGCCCTAGCAGCCATGAACGGGAGGAAGATCATGGGAAAGGTAGTTCTTAAACTCTGAAATTAAATACTTTGTATGCCTCGACTGTACCACAAAGCGGAAGAGTGGCTGGGAAGCCCACAGGCGATGCAAATTGGCCAGTCTAGCCCGGGTGGGGGCTGGGGGGTGGGCATCATTATCAGGAATGACCTAGTCTCAACTTGAAGTTTTTAGGTGAGTGAGCGTGCCTTCACGCGTTGACTAACATGATTTCCTGGTGCGAAGTATAGGGTGGACATGACTTGATCTTTGGTCCTGTGAAACCTGCTTGAGAGTTGTTACCCTGAGGCAAGGTCataattgcaatttgaaaatgGGCGtggaaaaaaaatctggattaaATTCAAAAAGTTCAGGATGTATCCCCATTTGCAGTGGCTTTAATGGATATGGAATTAATGCCTTTGCTgcatttgactgtaaaatgttacattttcagGAAGTCAAAGTAAATTGGGCCACCACTCCAAGTAGCCAGAAGAAAGACACATCGAGTAAGTGTTTACTTTGacttttgtctctgttttatCACTGCAACTACAGTATATCAGAAAATAAGCCTTTTTGTCTTGGTCATTTTAGATCACTTCCATGTTTTTGTGGGTGATTTGAGCCCTGAGATCACCACTGAAGATGTCAAAGCTGCATTTGCACCTTTTGGAAAGATCTCGTAAGTGGCTTTGTGTTTCAAGCTTGTTGGTTTTACTACCTATGTTATGTCTTCTGACTTGACATCCTGTTGAAATTGTTTCAGACTGTTATTTTGTCCGCTAATTTAGTAACTAACCAGGAATGTGTTAAATTTCCAGAAAGTGAATAGATGTAGACCAAATACTGTATATAGGGCCTTATAAAATCTGCTCCATGGAAAGTGACATTcaacaataataatgtattcaacTTAGTAGGTAATCAGTAACatgtattgattattaattTCCCCATGAGACATGAATGGGAAGCCCTGTGATTAGTCTACAAGAATGCCCGTCTATTGTTGTTAGCAATAGAGCTGATGACAAGTCATCTCATAGATAAAGGCGTTCCCAGAAACCTCCCATATAAATCATATTGATGTAATAACTATTATCAACAATTCAGTGGGTATTTGTTTTGCTGAGATTATCATCCATTTTGTCCTATAGAAGAAAAAGAATCCGCTTCTtgcattataatatattttaattaaagtgTGACTAATTccaaaaatctgtatttttttccagaCCTCAAAAGTTGTCTCCTGATCTGATTTAAGATTTGTTTGGGATTTGGAacattcatttttgttgttttctatgAAATGTTTGAGATAGCGAACttcaaaacactgaaacacttAACGTTTTAACTTTGAATTGGCTAACAATTAAAACCGTATCAGGCCAAAATTAAAATGGATATTACAGGGCCCTATATATACTTAAGATATATTTACTCTATTACTAATTGTTGTAATTAAATTGAAAGCATGTTACATCCAGTCTACATATATCACACATTGGAGATTAATGAAGTTGCTTTGATCATTTGCAAAGTCCAGATGAGGGAACAAGTGAAACATGCTCTTTTTAATTGTCACATATATATTGTCTGCACtcaatttcaaaacaatatCCTTCACTACCGACATTGAATGGATCAGCTGTATTCTCCCTTATGCTTTGTGATAGATGTTGGAAATGGTCATTTGTTTGGAATATTATTCAGTATGGCAGTTCAGGCTTTGTGTGTAACTCTGAAAAGCTTTTAGcttttctggagctgtaagTCTCAATTAAGTAATAGCGCTTTGGTTATTTTACAGAAATGCTCATAGGATTGGACAGGAGCTTGAAGTCTAACAGCAAGGAACTGTGCACACTGGAAACACAGATGTAGACTATTTTTTCTTAtctatttattaaattattttccatttgtaatttttttattgtatttacatGACAGTTTATTATAACTccaatatatacataaatagcAAGGAACTGTGCACACTGGAAACACAGATGTAGACAATTTTCTTCTTAtccatttaaattattttccatttgtattttttttttattgtatttacatGACAGTTTATAACAACTccaatatatacataaatacttATGATCTGTTTAAAACTGTTGTTTAAATTTGGTTTGCTTAGTATTGTTTATAGTTTTATGCTCCTTTCctaaaattctgaaaatgtcaatttttcAAAATTTGCAGCTCCTCAAACTCCATATTGGTGGTAAAGAATTGACcaggaaaaataaagaaatctgTTAACAGGCCATGTATGCCGTTTAATTCCTTTTTCTATTTCTATATATTGCTATTGGTAGGATGAACTTCAGCACATCTTAGGAATGCATGGTAATCCATAAGAAGTTTTGATTTTTGAGTTTAGAGGATTATTATTGGTGCACTATTTGACAGGGTAACAGAAAATGAATCTGGAGAAAGGACCAGTTAAAAATTTCAGCGTAGGTCGCATGTCTTTGTActagtttgtttgttttcagttactgtttttttatttttatttgtattaccaGTAATCAGCTAATTTTGAGTAGTTATGAGTATATTGGCATTCTATGATTGATtcgcaggtgtgtgtgtgtgtgtgtgtgtgtgtgttttttctttccttcatgTAGTACAGCTACACATTGGTCTGATACTACTGTCTTTTGTCCTTCCAGGGATGCGCGAGTTGTGAAGGACATGACGACAGGGAAATCTAAGGGGTATGGATTTGTGTCCTTCTATAACAAACTGGTAAGGCTCCAGTGCAGGAACACGAGATGAAGGTTATTTCCATTTATGTTTACTATTTTCTACTATTTTTCAGTAGATTCGATCTTTAGACAATTTGTAATTGTAACTTTAAATACACGGTAAATGCACATTTTGTGTTCACAGCTGAGTACAAGTTGTAGTTTTGATAGTAAGATCATTTATTTCTAATGAATGTCTATTCCTAATCCATCTAGTGAGGAAACTAGTTTTAAATGACAATGGCATCTAATTCATGGGAAATGTATAGAATCATTTCAAGCCTGGAGAGGAAACGATGTCTTCTGTTTAAATTGACAGGATGCAGAGAATTCCATTGTGCATATGGGAGGGCAGTGGTTAGGAGGACGGCAGATCAGGACAAACTGGGCAACCCGCAAGCCACCTGCCCCCAAAAATGTGCAAGATAGTAAGTTTAAGTGGCTACTGTGTTGATTTAATCAAGTTGAAATGGGAGTTATGAGTATGAATGCTGAACTGTATTCACTTACATCAGATGGCTCGAAGCAGCTGAGGTTTGAAGATGTAGTCAACCAATCCAGTCCCCAGAACTGTACTGTGTACTGTGGAGGAATCCAGTCAGGACTCTCAGGTAAGATCATTTCAATGTGAAACTCCTTAGAATAGTTATATGCTGCCAAAAAACAAAGTTGACTGGGTTGGCATCCAAGCTCGGTGACTGTTTCAACTCAACTTTTTCCTTTTCAGAGCACCTCATGCGACAGACATTCTCGCCCTTTGGGCAAATCATGGAAATTCGTGTTTTCCCAGAGAAAGGTTACTCTTTCATCAGGTAGCATTTTGTTCTCTGTACAACACCTTATATTGCCTCATTCTGCCTGGTGGTGGCAGTAGAGGTACATGACATGAATGATTTACTACATATTCTAGTAACACTAACCAAAATTCCCAATTTTTTGGTTAAGGTTTATTATACATTGGTAAACCAATTAAATGCCTAtgaatcaaataatgttttaattagtATGTATTATGCACACTTTGTTAATATGCTAATTTATTGAAGCAAATAAGAGGTGTATTTCCTTATTAATTGTACATAATTATGCATTACTTTCTTAGTTCACATCACTGTGTATCAACCAATACTACTATTTCCTTGTGTGAAATACACATGTAACTTTGGGTTCTTCCACCAGGTTCTCCTCCCATGAAAGCGCTGCCCATGCGATTGTTTCTGTAAATGGAACGTCCATCGAATGTCACATAGTGAAATGTTACTGGGGCAAAGAATCCCCCGACATGGCCAAAAACGTACCACAGGTAGGACCCAAGTATACTACATTTAATCTCTTCATTTGATTTACTTCAGTCTACAATATTACTTCAGTTTATACTTTTTGAAATCTCTATCTTTCTCCAGCccacattttctattttctctAGTCACCCTGAAAATATTATATTGCTATTAGTGCTGTAACAGTGTATATCCATACGGTAGGGAGCTTCTTTACGGTTTGCacttgaatttgaatgaataatatattacattttttattattcaaaataaatggcTAACTACTGTAATAAATCTGATTGAGAAAATCACACACAAGGCAATTTTATGTAAAATTATAATACTTGTTGGAGTATTGGATTATTATATTACTTGTCCAACTGTTCTTTAGTGAGTCAAACTCAAGGAGTAACTGTTAGTTATACAATGTTGAGTGGTTGTTTTGATAAATCAACTAAAATCCTCCAgctttgttttaatttccaGTTTGGCACCATTTTGGCTTTCCAGTAGACTACAAGGGCTATGGACAGagttcttgaaaaatataaagttgtgctcataagtttgcataccctggcagagaTATTGAAATTTTggctgatcatgcaaaaaaactattttatttaaggattgggatcatatgaagccatttattatcacatagttgtttggctccttttgaaatcataataacagaaatcacccaaatggccctaatcaaaagttaacatacccttgaatgtttggccttgttacacacacacacagatggaaatggcgattaaagatgaatttcccacacctgttgcttgcaattagtgtctgtgtataaattgtcaatgagtttgttagctctcatgtggatgaaCTGAGCTGGCTAGATACTGTtttggggagcagaaaataattgtcaaaagacctgcgtaacaaggtaatggaacattataaagatggaaaaggatataaaaagatatccaaagccttgcaaatgccagtcagtactgttcaatcacatattaagaagtggcaaatttggggatctcttgataccaagccaaggtcaggtagaccaagaaagatttcaaccaaaactgccagaagaattgttcgggtacaaagaaaaacccacagttaACCTCTGGAGAAATAAaggctgttctggaaaaagcctgtgtggttgtttcaaggagcacaatacaacaatacttgtACAAAAATGTGGTCCAtgatcgagttgccagaaagaagcctttactgcgccactgctagaaaaaagccctatATGCTTTACAACACCTTTACACAACTCGCAgcatctggcacactgtaattagGAGTGACGAGAACAacatagagctttatggtcacaaccataagcactatgtttagagaggggtcaacaagccctatagtgaacagaataccatccccactgtgaagcatggtggtggctcaattatgttttgggggtgtgtgagctctaaaggctcAGGAACCTTGTGAAAatggatggcaagatgaatgcagcatgttatcagaaaatcttctgcacgaaagctgcgcatgggacgctcttggactttccagcacgacaatgaccctgagCCTAGTTGACCCTCCATTGGTCTCCTgaaccttaatatcatcgagccactttggggagatctcaaacgtgtggatcatgcaagatgaccaaagactttgcatgacctggaggcattttgccatgacgaatgggcagctacagtataccacctgcaagaattcaggg
This genomic interval carries:
- the tial1 gene encoding nucleolysin TIAR isoform X2, translating into MNMEDESHPKTLYVGNLSRDVTEILILQLFTQIGPCKSCKMITEQSSNDPYCFVEFFEHRDAAAALAAMNGRKIMGKEVKVNWATTPSSQKKDTSNHFHVFVGDLSPEITTEDVKAAFAPFGKISDARVVKDMTTGKSKGYGFVSFYNKLDAENSIVHMGGQWLGGRQIRTNWATRKPPAPKNVQDNGSKQLRFEDVVNQSSPQNCTVYCGGIQSGLSEHLMRQTFSPFGQIMEIRVFPEKGYSFIRFSSHESAAHAIVSVNGTSIECHIVKCYWGKESPDMAKNVPQVEFGQGQWGQWNQMYGNPQTQQYGQQYMANGWQVPSYGMSYGQSWNQQGFGVEDTILAAATQNISRQSQSPAWVGGFGSPAPPQPGPVMSNQGNFNMAGYQTQ
- the tial1 gene encoding nucleolysin TIAR isoform X1 — translated: MNMEDESHPKTLYVGNLSRDVTEILILQLFTQIGPCKSCKMITELPDSRRMNSSVGFSVLQQSSNDPYCFVEFFEHRDAAAALAAMNGRKIMGKEVKVNWATTPSSQKKDTSNHFHVFVGDLSPEITTEDVKAAFAPFGKISDARVVKDMTTGKSKGYGFVSFYNKLDAENSIVHMGGQWLGGRQIRTNWATRKPPAPKNVQDNGSKQLRFEDVVNQSSPQNCTVYCGGIQSGLSEHLMRQTFSPFGQIMEIRVFPEKGYSFIRFSSHESAAHAIVSVNGTSIECHIVKCYWGKESPDMAKNVPQVEFGQGQWGQWNQMYGNPQTQQYGQQYMANGWQVPSYGMSYGQSWNQQGFGVEDTILAAATQNISRQSQSPAWVGGFGSPAPPQPGPVMSNQGNFNMAGYQTQ
- the tial1 gene encoding nucleolysin TIAR isoform X4, with translation MDARVVKDMTTGKSKGYGFVSFYNKLDAENSIVHMGGQWLGGRQIRTNWATRKPPAPKNVQDNGSKQLRFEDVVNQSSPQNCTVYCGGIQSGLSEHLMRQTFSPFGQIMEIRVFPEKGYSFIRFSSHESAAHAIVSVNGTSIECHIVKCYWGKESPDMAKNVPQVEFGQGQWGQWNQMYGNPQTQQYGQQYMANGWQVPSYGMSYGQSWNQQGFGVEDTILAAATQNISRQSQSPAWVGGFGSPAPPQPGPVMSNQGNFNMAGYQTQ
- the tial1 gene encoding nucleolysin TIAR isoform X3 — translated: MSKLHLHLLERSQMLIGLDRSLKSNSKELCTLETQMDARVVKDMTTGKSKGYGFVSFYNKLDAENSIVHMGGQWLGGRQIRTNWATRKPPAPKNVQDNGSKQLRFEDVVNQSSPQNCTVYCGGIQSGLSEHLMRQTFSPFGQIMEIRVFPEKGYSFIRFSSHESAAHAIVSVNGTSIECHIVKCYWGKESPDMAKNVPQVEFGQGQWGQWNQMYGNPQTQQYGQQYMANGWQVPSYGMSYGQSWNQQGFGVEDTILAAATQNISRQSQSPAWVGGFGSPAPPQPGPVMSNQGNFNMAGYQTQ